From the genome of Streptomyces sp. S4.7:
CCGCCGACCGTCACGCCGCCGCGACGCGGCGCGCGAGAGCGCACCGGCACCGGCCCAGACGCCGACGACATCGCCGTCCCCGGCGGTCTGAGCCCCCGGCCACCGCCGCCCGCCCGTCGTTCCTCAGGTGCGGGCCGCGCCCCGCACCTCGATGCCGTCGAGCAGCCGCATCGTGGACGCGGTGATCTCGTCGACGGCCCGGTCGAACACCTCACGGTTGTGGGCGGCGGGCGCGC
Proteins encoded in this window:
- a CDS encoding DUF2277 domain-containing protein; protein product: MCRSIKTLRPPVIPEEATEEEIRAAALQYVRKVSGFRAPAAHNREVFDRAVDEITASTMRLLDGIEVRGAART